In a genomic window of Meleagris gallopavo isolate NT-WF06-2002-E0010 breed Aviagen turkey brand Nicholas breeding stock chromosome 1, Turkey_5.1, whole genome shotgun sequence:
- the LLPH gene encoding protein LLP homolog, translated as MAKSLRSKWKRKMRAEKRKKNAPKELERLKSILRTDADVVMEEVKEVATVLPAEEVLKKQDDCKMDIDNKRNKKTLLDQHGQYPIWMNSRQRKKLKAQRLKGKKKSKIAKGLAW; from the exons ATGGCCAAGAGCCTGAGGAGCAAATGGAAGAGGAAGATGCGGGcggagaagaggaagaagaacgCTCCCAAGGAGCTGGAGAGGCTGAAGAGCATCCTGCGGACCGACGCGGACGTCGTCATGGAGGAGGTCAAGGAGGTGGCGACCGTGCTGCCCGCCGAGGAGGTCCTGAAGAAGCAGG atgactGCAAAATGGACAtagataataaaagaaataaaaaaactcTCCTAGACCAACATGGACAGTACCCAATATGGATGAATTCCAGGCAGAGAAAGAAGCTTAAGGCACAGCgcttaaaaggaaagaaaaaatcaaaaatagCCAAAGGCCTGGCTTGGTAG